In Mustela nigripes isolate SB6536 chromosome 10, MUSNIG.SB6536, whole genome shotgun sequence, one DNA window encodes the following:
- the LOC132026183 gene encoding eukaryotic translation initiation factor 2D-like isoform X2 yields MFAKAFRVKSNTAIKGSDRRKLRADVAAAFPTLGTDQVSALVPGKEELNVVKLYAHRGDAVTVYVCAGNPILFELEKNLYPTDLMLPGLVVPPAGLPQVQKGDLCAIAWVGNRWRLNSRRRQNLAPDIGRLT; encoded by the exons ATGTTTGCCAAGGCCTTTCGGGTCAAGTCCAACACGGCCATCAAGGGGTCGGACag GAGAAAGCTTCGGGCTGATGTGGCGGCTGCTTTCCCCACTCTTGGAACAGATCAGGTCTCTGCCTTAGTACCTGGAAAGGAAGAGCTCAACGTTGTGAAGTTATATGCTCACAGGGGGGATGCGgtgactgtgtatgtgtgtgctggTAACCCCATCCTGTTTGAACTGGAGAAAAATCTATACCCAACAG ATTTGATGCTGCCCGGCCTTGTGGTGCCCCCTGCTGGTCTGCCTCAGGTACAGAAGGGTGACCTCTGTGCCATTGCCTGGGTGGGGAACAG ATGGAGACTTAACTCCCGAAGGAGGCAAAATTTGGCCCCTGACATTGGAAGGTTAACATAG
- the LOC132026183 gene encoding eukaryotic translation initiation factor 2D-like isoform X1: MGHRKLGLQEKRDLLVAGETDGGRKLRADVAAAFPTLGTDQVSALVPGKEELNVVKLYAHRGDAVTVYVCAGNPILFELEKNLYPTDLMLPGLVVPPAGLPQVQKGDLCAIAWVGNRWRLNSRRRQNLAPDIGRLT, from the exons ATGGGACACCGAAAACTAGGACTGCAGGAGAAAAGGGATCTACTTGTCGCAGGAGAGACGGATGGAGG GAGAAAGCTTCGGGCTGATGTGGCGGCTGCTTTCCCCACTCTTGGAACAGATCAGGTCTCTGCCTTAGTACCTGGAAAGGAAGAGCTCAACGTTGTGAAGTTATATGCTCACAGGGGGGATGCGgtgactgtgtatgtgtgtgctggTAACCCCATCCTGTTTGAACTGGAGAAAAATCTATACCCAACAG ATTTGATGCTGCCCGGCCTTGTGGTGCCCCCTGCTGGTCTGCCTCAGGTACAGAAGGGTGACCTCTGTGCCATTGCCTGGGTGGGGAACAG ATGGAGACTTAACTCCCGAAGGAGGCAAAATTTGGCCCCTGACATTGGAAGGTTAACATAG
- the LOC132026183 gene encoding eukaryotic translation initiation factor 2D-like isoform X4, translating to MGHRKLGLQEKRDLLVAGETDGGRKLRADVAAAFPTLGTDQVSALVPGKEELNVVKLYAHRGDAVTVYVCAGNPILFELEKNLYPTDLMLPGLVVPPAGLPQVQKGDLCAIAWVGNRW from the exons ATGGGACACCGAAAACTAGGACTGCAGGAGAAAAGGGATCTACTTGTCGCAGGAGAGACGGATGGAGG GAGAAAGCTTCGGGCTGATGTGGCGGCTGCTTTCCCCACTCTTGGAACAGATCAGGTCTCTGCCTTAGTACCTGGAAAGGAAGAGCTCAACGTTGTGAAGTTATATGCTCACAGGGGGGATGCGgtgactgtgtatgtgtgtgctggTAACCCCATCCTGTTTGAACTGGAGAAAAATCTATACCCAACAG ATTTGATGCTGCCCGGCCTTGTGGTGCCCCCTGCTGGTCTGCCTCAGGTACAGAAGGGTGACCTCTGTGCCATTGCCTGGGTGGGGAACAG GTGGTGA
- the LOC132026183 gene encoding eukaryotic translation initiation factor 2D-like isoform X3 — MGHRKLGLQEKRDLLVAGETDGGRKLRADVAAAFPTLGTDQVSALVPGKEELNVVKLYAHRGDAVTVYVCAGNPILFELEKNLYPTDLMLPGLVVPPAGLPQVQKGDLCAIAWVGNRRGHENTQQDGGNL, encoded by the exons ATGGGACACCGAAAACTAGGACTGCAGGAGAAAAGGGATCTACTTGTCGCAGGAGAGACGGATGGAGG GAGAAAGCTTCGGGCTGATGTGGCGGCTGCTTTCCCCACTCTTGGAACAGATCAGGTCTCTGCCTTAGTACCTGGAAAGGAAGAGCTCAACGTTGTGAAGTTATATGCTCACAGGGGGGATGCGgtgactgtgtatgtgtgtgctggTAACCCCATCCTGTTTGAACTGGAGAAAAATCTATACCCAACAG ATTTGATGCTGCCCGGCCTTGTGGTGCCCCCTGCTGGTCTGCCTCAGGTACAGAAGGGTGACCTCTGTGCCATTGCCTGGGTGGGGAACAG AAGAGGTCATGAGAACACACAGCAGGATGGAGGCAACTTGTAG